The Proteiniphilum propionicum genome contains the following window.
TATTTCTTACAGTCATGGTTTGATCTACCCCTTTATCATCAACGTATGAGATGGTGAAATAATTGCTGTTTGACCACAAGCTATTTGTGCTGTCAGGATTAGCCGCCATTCCTACATATCTATCAGTCCATTGAGAGTATTTAGTTTGGTAGTCGGGATAATATTTTTTTAATAAATCGAAGACTTCATCATTCGACGAATTGTTGTTGCCATCGCCAAAACCGTTTCTACGTATCAGAATGGGCAGTCTGGGGTCATCATATTTTTTCAAGAAATTCACAAGAGCACGAGATGCAACATAGTTTGTTGTCAATGCCTGCATATCGTCTGTATTATTATTGTGCTCGTTAGGATGGTGATAAACTGCTGATTCTTCATTATTTGAGATGATGCCAGCAGGGTGCGTTATGGCTTCATTGATAACAGATTGATAAAATGTTTGATCTGCTTTTTCGAGACGTTGAGCCATTTTAATCCTCAAGGTGTTTCCGAATTTAATCCACTTGCTAATATCTCCACCGTAGAAGAAGTCGTTTTTGTCTAAACTGTATTGATTGTCTGTTGAATTTTGCAAAATAGTAATATTTGCCTTGATTTTCTCATCAAATACTTTATATAACTCTTTCCCATTTATATCTTTTTGGTATAAATCGTATCTAGGTGTGGCGATACCATCACTTGCAAGCTTTAATCCTTCGGTGTACGGTGCTGCCCCATAAACATCAAACATCAACCATGCCTGATATGTTTCCAGAATATTTGCAATAGCTGCTACATTTTGATAGCGCTCTTTTTCTGGATTCAATGGAATTACAGTGTTGACCAAATAACGCAGTCGTAATCCAATTTGTCCGAAATAGTCGCTATAATATGGTGTGTATGGAGATGGACGGGATGTTCCTGTGACGTTTACATAATTCCCTGCTGAAGCACCTCCGCTACTAACAATATATTGCATGATTTGCATTACCCCACTGTACTTTCCTGTAAGGTGATGCCGTTGCGAATTATTCCAATTTTCTGTAGCTCCAGTAAAAGCATTTTTCGGATCAACTGAGCCTAACAATTCTGGATCTGTGTTCAGTTCCTTAAAATCCTCTAGGCAGCTTGAAAACAGGAAAAGTGATATTAAACCAATTATAAAATATCTAATCTTGTTCATTGTTATATATTTTTAGAATCTTAGTGTAAAGTTAATAGCATATGTCCTTGAAAAAGGAACTGTACCAATATCCATCGGCGTCAATGGATTATTGTTGGAGATAGAAGCCGGATTCAATCCGTCTGTCAGCTTATTTACAAGATATCCGAGGTTGCGCGCTGTTAAGCCGATTCTAAAATAATTGGCACCAAATTTATTAAGGACATTTTTAGGTAAACGATATCCGATTGTTACTTCGCGTAGTGCGAACCAGGTGTTGTCTTGAATTCCTAATTCAGCGGGCATCCCCCAGCCGTAGTTAAATAGATAGTATGATCCTGCTGGCATCGGACGGATACCTTTGTCGAGTGCTTCTTTATAAGTCAGTCCGCCTACATCAATTTTTTTATCGGGATCGCTCGCTAATGGTGCAGTCTCTCCTTCATCAAATACTGCGTCCAAAGGATACACATCATAAACTGTTTCTCCTTTGAAATTAGTCCTCTGCCAGCCACCATGCTCTTTATCTCGCCCATAAAGTGAAGATTTCAGGGTACCCATGGCGGAGGCGTATTTGTAAGTGTTTGAGAAGAAATTACCACCAACTCGCCCATCAATTAAAGCATAAAAATCAAAGCTTTTATATGAAAATGAAGTATTGAAGCTTAATAGGAAGTCAGGTTCTACTTTACCTAATTCTACCCTATCTCGAATATCTTTGTCAATATTGGTTGTATATCCATAAACAGGTACATTATTGGGACTCCCTGCTTTTCCCCAGTAAGAGATAACAGGCTTTCCGTTTCTTGGATCATTGGGGTCGTCTTCATTATTAAAGCGATAGATTGAAGCACCATAGGGATTGTTATAAGGGGTAGTGATTACTCCAAACTTACCTCCTTCGTAGGCCCATATCTCAGGACCACCGTCATATTGACCCATCAGTTTCCACTCTTTCACGTTTTCATGAAGTTTTTTAATTTTTCCCCGGTTCAGAGAGAAATTGCTTCCCACAGTCCAGCGGAAGTCTGCTGTTTTTATAGGAGTAGTTTCAACCTGCAGCTCAACGCCCTGATTTTGGATGTTTCCAGCATTAATCAATTGATCGCTGGCTCCTGATTCTGTCACAGCTGATACTGTGAGGATTTGGTTTTTTGTATTGGTTTTGTAATAAGCAAAATCTATATTGAGGCGTTCATCAAAAAATCTAAGATCAGCACCTAACTCAATCGATTGTTGAATTTCTGGTTTCAAATCGTTGTTCCAGGCAGTTCCAAGGTTTGGATTTGCGATAAGAACACTCTCTCTGTTGGGATCATACTGAGCGCTTTGGGAGAATACACCAAAACCTCTGGTAGTTGAATAGGCAGATGTACCCATACCTACACGCGAAAGGGACGCTCTCAGTTTACCATATGAAAGCCAGTCAGGAATATCAAATGTGTCAGTAAAAACCCATGAAGCATTAGCTGAAGGATAAAATACAGTATAGTTATTTTTCCCAGTTGTCATATATGATGGGTATGTCAATGTTGATAACCAGTCGTTGCGTCCTGTTAATTCAAGAAACAACTGGTCTCTCCAAGCAAAATTCAGAATTGCCGACAACCCAAAAGCCTGATTGTTCCTTGGTGTATAATCGAATTTAGGTGTTATTCTGTTTGTTGAATTGGAAAAAGCAAAAACAGCGGGAGAAACAAGCCCTCCGTTTGTCTCTTTATTCCAGGAGTGTGATTCTGTGTTCCCATATAACTCAGCAGCCAAGATAGCATCAACAGTAATGGTTTCATCACTCAAATTAAGTTCATTATTCATTGTTTGCAACATTCCAAGAAAGTTGTAAGAGCCAGAGATATTACCACCTCTACCATAGCCACCGCTACCTGTAGGTCCATAGTTTGCACCTGTTCCATAGGATTTCCACATTGTAGAGATACCGTAGTAATTGTAGTTTCCCTGAATACTGGCCTGTAGTTTAGGTGCGATTTTTGCTCTTAATGTCAAATTACTCAACAATGAATTTTCAGAGCGCTCATTTAGGTTCATATCGCGGTTATGCAAATAACCTCTAAGAGTACCCCAAGGGGTTGTGGTTTCAACAGCCTGGTTATCAGGATCTCTATAAAGGCTTTCATAGGCTTTTATATCCATGTTTCGAGGGGTATGATAAGTACTCATCATACCTAAGTTTCCACCCCAATTCCATCCTCCCTGACTTGCTCCATTCTGGGCTTTAGAGAATGAGTAATTCAAGCCTGCTTCTAATGAGAAAACATCATTCAGATCTGTTAAACCTCTAAAAGAAATAGAATGTCTGTTAAAGTTATTTCTTTTGAATACCCCATTATTATCAGTAAATGAATATGACAAGCGAAAAGAGGATTTTTCACCACCTCCGTTGACAGCAACATTAGTAGTACTGTTAAAACCGGATTTATATAGGGCTTTCCAGTTATCAGGATGAGCAACAAACGGAGTGGATTGCCCATGAGGTAAGTACTGATTTATCATAGATCCGTCCATTTTTGGTCCGAAACTTATTGCGGTTTTTTGTAGGGAACCGTCTGCTAGAAATCCACCTTCATATCCATTATGAGGAGAACCTGCTCCATATACGTTTTGCAATTCAATTGGAGATTTGTAGATGTCCGTTGTTTCAAGAATCTGAGATATCTCAACTCCCAGTCCCTGCTTGCCATATTTCCCTCCTTTTGATTTAATAACAATTGCACCGTTCGCACCTCGTGACCCATAAAGAGCCGTTGCTGCAGCCCCTTTCAAGACAGTAACACTTTCGTAATCTGCCGGATTTAAGTTCTTTAGCTGAGATCCCCAGTCAGTTCCATCAAGTGCACCTCGTAAAGGTTCCTGAATAATCATTCCGTCAACAACAAAAATAGGAGAGTTGTTTTTATCTATTGATTTTGCTCCACGAATAGTGATTGAGGAGCTAGAAGTAACGCCAGAGGCGCCCGTCAAGTTAATATCCAAGCCGGCTACTTTTCCTTGCAATGCTGTTATTGGATTAATTGCATTGATACGCTCAATTTCAGTAGTTGATACACTTGATGTTGCATACCCAACTGAGCGCGCCTGCTTTGTTATACCAAGCGCTGTTACAACAACTTCGCTAAGCAATTCCGTATCCTCAGTCATTACT
Protein-coding sequences here:
- a CDS encoding SusD/RagB family nutrient-binding outer membrane lipoprotein; the encoded protein is MNKIRYFIIGLISLFLFSSCLEDFKELNTDPELLGSVDPKNAFTGATENWNNSQRHHLTGKYSGVMQIMQYIVSSGGASAGNYVNVTGTSRPSPYTPYYSDYFGQIGLRLRYLVNTVIPLNPEKERYQNVAAIANILETYQAWLMFDVYGAAPYTEGLKLASDGIATPRYDLYQKDINGKELYKVFDEKIKANITILQNSTDNQYSLDKNDFFYGGDISKWIKFGNTLRIKMAQRLEKADQTFYQSVINEAITHPAGIISNNEESAVYHHPNEHNNNTDDMQALTTNYVASRALVNFLKKYDDPRLPILIRRNGFGDGNNNSSNDEVFDLLKKYYPDYQTKYSQWTDRYVGMAANPDSTNSLWSNSNYFTISYVDDKGVDQTMTVRNNSQIESRFYVKNGGKVSNTLGVREKEDQALYDVSQDNITLFTPLITYPEVCFMMAEISLKAGKAIGGKEALTWFRNGISASMEQYQTWAEKMGVPSAMNSNSDNYNPITVEKIESYLSRTEFQTVTLEKIASQQWVNLFMRPEEAWASWKRTGLPAFKPQPIPENGVAFLEELKTGGDPLLIPRRGVLPTPNTANIENFNNAVDELKKDPNYGTAVDKTEGRIWWDKP
- a CDS encoding SusC/RagA family TonB-linked outer membrane protein, coding for MKRKNQSGFKGMITLILSFMAISISAQTITVRGTVTDNKGEPIIGATIVLQSDATHGTVTDIDGKYVITKVPGNSSLVFSYVGMKTEMIPVNGRTSINVVMTEDTELLSEVVVTALGITKQARSVGYATSSVSTTEIERINAINPITALQGKVAGLDINLTGASGVTSSSSITIRGAKSIDKNNSPIFVVDGMIIQEPLRGALDGTDWGSQLKNLNPADYESVTVLKGAAATALYGSRGANGAIVIKSKGGKYGKQGLGVEISQILETTDIYKSPIELQNVYGAGSPHNGYEGGFLADGSLQKTAISFGPKMDGSMINQYLPHGQSTPFVAHPDNWKALYKSGFNSTTNVAVNGGGEKSSFRLSYSFTDNNGVFKRNNFNRHSISFRGLTDLNDVFSLEAGLNYSFSKAQNGASQGGWNWGGNLGMMSTYHTPRNMDIKAYESLYRDPDNQAVETTTPWGTLRGYLHNRDMNLNERSENSLLSNLTLRAKIAPKLQASIQGNYNYYGISTMWKSYGTGANYGPTGSGGYGRGGNISGSYNFLGMLQTMNNELNLSDETITVDAILAAELYGNTESHSWNKETNGGLVSPAVFAFSNSTNRITPKFDYTPRNNQAFGLSAILNFAWRDQLFLELTGRNDWLSTLTYPSYMTTGKNNYTVFYPSANASWVFTDTFDIPDWLSYGKLRASLSRVGMGTSAYSTTRGFGVFSQSAQYDPNRESVLIANPNLGTAWNNDLKPEIQQSIELGADLRFFDERLNIDFAYYKTNTKNQILTVSAVTESGASDQLINAGNIQNQGVELQVETTPIKTADFRWTVGSNFSLNRGKIKKLHENVKEWKLMGQYDGGPEIWAYEGGKFGVITTPYNNPYGASIYRFNNEDDPNDPRNGKPVISYWGKAGSPNNVPVYGYTTNIDKDIRDRVELGKVEPDFLLSFNTSFSYKSFDFYALIDGRVGGNFFSNTYKYASAMGTLKSSLYGRDKEHGGWQRTNFKGETVYDVYPLDAVFDEGETAPLASDPDKKIDVGGLTYKEALDKGIRPMPAGSYYLFNYGWGMPAELGIQDNTWFALREVTIGYRLPKNVLNKFGANYFRIGLTARNLGYLVNKLTDGLNPASISNNNPLTPMDIGTVPFSRTYAINFTLRF